A part of Melittangium boletus DSM 14713 genomic DNA contains:
- a CDS encoding septal ring lytic transglycosylase RlpA family protein: protein MNGKNLRRTAVVASCLAALGGVVAAVQAPPAEASQMGTMATCVASWYGAVGEIPEGWPTASGEPFHRLALKAAHNSFPFGTKVKVTYQGKSVTVDINDRGGFGAPRCLDLTYGAFTKIANPDLGIINVQYEVVR from the coding sequence ATGAACGGAAAGAACCTGCGTCGTACCGCCGTTGTCGCTTCTTGCCTGGCCGCCCTGGGTGGCGTGGTGGCCGCCGTGCAGGCGCCTCCCGCCGAGGCCTCGCAGATGGGCACCATGGCCACCTGCGTCGCCAGCTGGTACGGCGCGGTGGGTGAGATTCCCGAGGGATGGCCGACCGCCAGTGGCGAGCCCTTCCACCGTCTGGCGCTCAAGGCCGCCCACAACTCCTTCCCCTTCGGCACCAAGGTCAAGGTGACCTACCAGGGCAAGTCGGTCACGGTGGACATCAACGATCGTGGCGGCTTCGGCGCCCCGCGCTGCCTGGATCTCACCTACGGCGCCTTCACGAAGATCGCCAACCCGGATCTCGGCATCATCAACGTGCAGTACGAAGTGGTGCGGTAA
- a CDS encoding NADH:flavin oxidoreductase: MAAEALFRPFSCKSLHLKNRIVMAPMTRSFSPGGVPTPDVAGYYRRRAEAEVGLILSEGTGVARPASLNDPNVPNFHGEQSLAGWKQVIDAVHAGGGQMAPQLWHVGSVRNPMTTWVAPPPVDSPSGMSSPGKRFTEPMTDEAIADTLAAFGRAAADAKRLGFDAVEIHGAHGYLIDQFFWGGVNQRSDRYGGATIAERARFGAEVVKSIRSAVGEDFAILLRLSQWKQQDFSVKLAHTPQEMEAWLTPLVEAGTDILHCSQRRFWEPEFEGSELNFAGWARKLTGKPTITVGSVGLTGEFTESLSKGTSSKPASLDNLLHRLEREEFDLVAVGRALLADPQWARKIHEGRNHELSDFSKEALASLS; this comes from the coding sequence TTGGCCGCAGAAGCATTGTTCCGTCCCTTCTCCTGCAAGTCGCTGCACCTGAAGAACCGCATCGTCATGGCGCCCATGACGCGCTCCTTCTCCCCCGGAGGCGTGCCCACGCCCGACGTGGCCGGCTATTACCGTCGGCGCGCGGAAGCGGAGGTGGGCCTCATCCTCTCCGAGGGAACGGGCGTTGCCCGGCCCGCCTCCCTGAATGATCCCAACGTGCCGAACTTCCATGGCGAGCAGTCCCTCGCCGGCTGGAAGCAGGTCATCGACGCGGTGCACGCGGGCGGCGGGCAGATGGCCCCCCAGCTCTGGCACGTGGGCTCGGTGCGCAACCCCATGACGACCTGGGTCGCACCGCCCCCCGTGGACAGCCCCTCCGGGATGTCCTCGCCGGGCAAGCGCTTCACCGAGCCGATGACCGACGAGGCCATCGCCGATACCCTCGCCGCCTTCGGGCGGGCCGCCGCGGACGCGAAGCGGCTCGGCTTCGACGCGGTGGAGATCCACGGGGCCCACGGCTATCTGATCGATCAGTTCTTCTGGGGAGGCGTGAACCAGCGGAGCGACCGCTATGGCGGTGCCACCATCGCCGAGCGCGCCCGCTTTGGCGCCGAGGTGGTGAAGTCCATCCGCTCCGCCGTGGGCGAGGACTTCGCCATCCTCCTGCGCCTGTCCCAGTGGAAGCAGCAGGACTTCAGCGTCAAGCTCGCCCACACGCCCCAGGAAATGGAGGCATGGCTCACGCCGCTCGTCGAGGCCGGGACGGACATCCTGCACTGCTCACAGCGCCGCTTCTGGGAGCCGGAATTCGAGGGCTCGGAGCTCAACTTCGCGGGCTGGGCGCGCAAGCTCACCGGCAAACCCACGATCACCGTCGGCTCGGTGGGACTGACGGGGGAGTTCACCGAGTCCCTGAGCAAGGGCACCAGCTCGAAGCCCGCCTCGCTCGACAACCTGCTGCACCGGCTGGAGCGTGAGGAGTTCGACCTGGTGGCGGTTGGCCGCGCGCTCCTGGCCGATCCGCAATGGGCCCGGAAGATTCACGAGGGCCGCAACCACGAGTTGTCCGACTTCAGCAAGGAAGCCCTCGCCAGTCTCTCTTGA
- a CDS encoding gamma carbonic anhydrase family protein, translating to MAIYALDELRPSLPEEGQFWVAPGAQVIGHVRLGRDVGIWFGAVVRGDNELIDIGDATNIQDGAVLHADPGFPLKLGAGCTVGHHAILHGCTIGENSLVGMGATVLNGAKIGANCLIGANALVTEGKEFPDGSLIVGVPAKAVRTLDAAAIESLRQSARGYTERWRRYASGLKRVDDDSSR from the coding sequence ATGGCGATCTATGCGTTGGACGAACTCAGGCCCTCTCTTCCGGAGGAAGGACAATTCTGGGTCGCGCCAGGCGCCCAGGTGATTGGGCACGTCCGGCTGGGGCGGGATGTCGGCATCTGGTTTGGCGCGGTCGTGCGGGGGGACAACGAGTTGATCGATATCGGCGACGCCACGAACATCCAGGACGGCGCCGTGCTGCACGCGGATCCAGGGTTTCCGCTGAAGCTCGGCGCCGGCTGCACCGTCGGACATCACGCCATCCTCCATGGCTGCACCATTGGAGAGAACTCGTTGGTGGGAATGGGCGCCACGGTGCTCAATGGCGCGAAGATCGGCGCGAACTGCCTCATCGGCGCCAACGCCCTGGTCACCGAGGGAAAGGAATTCCCCGACGGGTCACTGATCGTCGGGGTCCCGGCCAAGGCGGTGCGCACGCTCGACGCGGCCGCCATCGAGAGCCTCCGGCAATCGGCGCGTGGGTACACGGAGCGATGGAGGCGCTACGCGTCCGGCTTGAAGCGGGTGGACGACGACTCCTCGCGCTGA
- a CDS encoding aldo/keto reductase, whose product MLTRTIPKTGEKLPVIGLGTWQTFDVGASREERAAQKEVLRRFLEAGARVIDSSPMYGRAEAVTGDLLRELGQEQTPFIATKVWTTGREAGLEQMRDSLRKMGHGKIDLMQVHNLVDWRTHLPILREWKKEGRIRYLGVTHYQRGAFDELEKLLREEALDFIQLPYSIALRDAERRLLPAAAETGTAVLVMRPFEGGELFQRVKGKPLPSWAADFDCQGWAEFFLKYILGHPAVTCPIPATSKPRHLEDNLRAGSGRLPDAKTRTRMVEHLGL is encoded by the coding sequence ATGCTGACACGCACGATCCCCAAAACCGGAGAGAAGCTGCCCGTCATCGGGCTCGGCACCTGGCAGACCTTCGACGTGGGCGCGTCCCGGGAGGAGCGGGCCGCCCAGAAGGAAGTCTTGCGGCGCTTCCTCGAGGCCGGGGCCCGGGTCATCGATTCCTCCCCCATGTATGGCCGCGCCGAGGCGGTGACGGGGGACCTGCTGCGCGAGCTGGGACAAGAACAGACCCCGTTCATCGCCACCAAGGTATGGACCACTGGCCGGGAAGCGGGTCTGGAACAGATGCGTGACTCCCTGCGCAAAATGGGTCACGGGAAGATTGATTTGATGCAGGTGCACAACCTGGTGGACTGGCGCACCCACCTGCCCATCCTGCGCGAGTGGAAGAAGGAAGGGCGCATCCGCTACCTCGGCGTGACGCACTACCAGCGCGGCGCCTTCGATGAGCTGGAGAAGCTGTTGAGAGAGGAGGCGCTGGACTTCATCCAGTTGCCCTACTCCATCGCCCTGCGTGACGCGGAGCGGCGGTTGTTGCCCGCGGCCGCCGAGACCGGCACCGCGGTGCTGGTGATGCGCCCCTTCGAGGGCGGAGAGCTCTTCCAGCGCGTGAAGGGCAAGCCCCTGCCCTCCTGGGCGGCGGATTTCGACTGCCAGGGTTGGGCGGAGTTCTTCCTCAAATACATCCTGGGGCACCCCGCGGTGACCTGCCCCATTCCCGCCACGAGCAAGCCCCGCCACCTGGAGGACAACCTGCGCGCGGGCTCGGGACGTCTGCCCGATGCGAAGACCCGGACGCGGATGGTGGAACACCTCGGGCTGTAA